A segment of the Clostridia bacterium genome:
CAGCACCGCCGCTGCCATCAAGCGGATGATCCTGCCCGGCTTAATTGCGGTGGCTGCTCCCTTGATAGTGGGGTTGTTGCCGGGATTGGGCAAGGAAGCCCTGGGAGGAATGCTGGCCGGGGCGACGGTTACTGGTTTTCTGCTGGCGGTTATGATGGCCAATGCCGGCGGGGCTTGGGATAACGCCAAAAAATATATTGAGAGCGGCCAGCACGGAGGTAAGGGTTCGCCCGCTCACGCCGCTGCTGTATCCGGGGATACGGTTGGCGATCCTTTTAAAGATACTTCTGGCCCATCGATGAATATTCTGATTAAGCTGATGAGCATAGTAGCCTTGGTCTTTGCTCCCATCTTCATGTAGATTGGCTTTGATTATCTGGGGTAACGAGATTTGCCTTCGAACCACAAGGGGAGTGCGGGTCACAACCTGAGGCTGGGCCGGTGGGCGAGCGGTTTGGCCCTGCACTCCCTTGGCTTTTGGCAAGAGAACCATTACATGAGGGGGCGCTCATTATGTCTCGAGGGTTGAGCAATTATTGCTTTGGCTGCGGACCGGCCAACCCTTGGGGATTGCAGCTCAAGTTTTATCTGGACGGAGATCTGTGCTGTACCAAGATATCCATACCTGAGCATTTCCAAGGCTACCCAGGCATAGCCCATGGGGGTATTGTCAGCACTATCTTTGACGAGCTGATGGCTAACCACCTTTACCTCCACCAAGTTGTGGCCATGACGGCTGATCTGCAGGTGCGATTTAAAAAACCAGTTCCCACCGGGAAGCCCTTGCTTTTCCGCAGTCGATTGCTCTCTACTGGTCGCCATCGGCTATCGGAGCTGGAGGCTTGGGCGGAATTGGATGGGGAGGTTTTGGCTCAGGCGCGGGGAAAGATGATGCTTGCTCCCTTCGATCCCATGACCTATATGGCCAAGGCGGGGAAGGGCAATAATAGGGGGGAGGGGAATGGGATAGATATGCAACGGGACGAAGCTCTAAAAGTCATGCAAGCTAACCTTAAAAACGGCAATTTGCAAAAGCATTGTTTGGCGGCAGAAGCAGTCATGCGGGAGCTGGCACGCCACTTTGGCGAGGATGAGGAGCTTTGGGGATTAGCTGGCTTACTACATGACATCGATTACGAGGAGACCAAGGCCGATCCGGCCAGTCACAGCCGCATCGGGGCCGAGAAGTTAGAAAAGCTGGGACTGCCCCTGGAAGTGGTATATGCGGTCAAGGTACATAACCCGGCCCACGGGTTGCCGCGGCAGTCGCTTATGGATAAGGCCCTTTATGCTGCCGATCCCTTGACGGGATTCATTGTAGCCGCGGCTTTGGTTCAGCCTGACAAGAAATTGGCC
Coding sequences within it:
- a CDS encoding HDIG domain-containing protein yields the protein MSRGLSNYCFGCGPANPWGLQLKFYLDGDLCCTKISIPEHFQGYPGIAHGGIVSTIFDELMANHLYLHQVVAMTADLQVRFKKPVPTGKPLLFRSRLLSTGRHRLSELEAWAELDGEVLAQARGKMMLAPFDPMTYMAKAGKGNNRGEGNGIDMQRDEALKVMQANLKNGNLQKHCLAAEAVMRELARHFGEDEELWGLAGLLHDIDYEETKADPASHSRIGAEKLEKLGLPLEVVYAVKVHNPAHGLPRQSLMDKALYAADPLTGFIVAAALVQPDKKLAKVDVPFLLHRFREKGFARGANREQMQSCEEMGLSLEEFLALGLKAMQGIAGELGL